Proteins from a single region of Candidatus Zixiibacteriota bacterium:
- a CDS encoding slipin family protein gives MTSPIPFGILILVFFGFLILFNMIKVLREYERGVIFRLGRLIGMKGPGLIILIPIIDKMIRVDLRVITYDVPPQDVITRDNVSVKVNAVLYFQVVDANKAIVSVMNYFEATSQIAQTTLRSVLGQQELDDLLANREKINTELQRIIDEQTEPWGVKVSVVEVKNVDLPPEMTRAIAKQAEAERERRSKVIHAEGEFQAAQKLADAANVIATAPNAMQLRFLQTLVEVSAEKNSTLIFPVPIDLLDSFKKFLDRGASKP, from the coding sequence ATGACATCGCCGATTCCGTTTGGAATTCTGATCCTGGTCTTCTTTGGATTCCTGATCCTGTTCAACATGATCAAAGTGCTGCGGGAGTATGAGCGGGGCGTGATTTTCCGTCTGGGCCGGCTGATCGGCATGAAGGGCCCCGGCCTGATTATCCTCATCCCGATTATCGATAAGATGATCCGGGTTGATCTTCGCGTGATCACCTACGACGTCCCCCCGCAGGATGTTATTACCCGTGACAACGTCTCGGTCAAGGTCAACGCCGTGCTCTACTTTCAGGTGGTCGATGCCAACAAAGCAATCGTCTCAGTCATGAACTACTTCGAGGCGACCTCACAGATCGCCCAGACGACCCTGCGCTCGGTGCTCGGCCAGCAGGAGCTGGACGATCTTCTGGCCAATCGCGAGAAGATCAACACCGAGCTGCAGCGCATTATCGACGAGCAGACCGAGCCGTGGGGTGTGAAGGTCTCCGTGGTCGAAGTGAAGAATGTCGACCTGCCGCCGGAGATGACCCGTGCGATCGCCAAGCAGGCGGAGGCCGAGCGTGAGCGCCGCTCGAAGGTCATTCATGCCGAGGGTGAATTCCAGGCTGCACAGAAACTTGCCGACGCTGCCAATGTGATTGCGACTGCGCCGAACGCCATGCAGCTTCGTTTCCTGCAGACGCTGGTGGAGGTGTCGGCGGAGAAGAACAGCACGCTGATCTTCCCGGTGCCGATTGACCTGCTGGATTCGTTCAAGAAGTTCCTGGATCGCGGCGCCAGTAAGCCATAG
- a CDS encoding dCMP deaminase family protein — MSGKRTDYLSWEEYFMAVAQLSARRSKDPNTQVGACIVNTNKRIIGIGYNGFPTGCSDDELPWSREGNLLDTKYPYVCHAEMNAITNASNKPDLDGATMYVSLFPCNECAKLIVQVGIKEVVYLEDKYPDKDIFIAAGRILKMAGVACRQLAPATRKISISL, encoded by the coding sequence ATGAGCGGCAAGCGAACTGATTATCTAAGCTGGGAAGAGTACTTTATGGCGGTCGCGCAGCTTTCGGCGCGGCGTTCAAAGGACCCCAACACGCAGGTCGGGGCCTGTATCGTAAACACGAACAAGCGGATTATCGGAATCGGTTACAACGGCTTCCCGACCGGCTGCTCCGATGACGAGCTCCCCTGGAGCCGCGAGGGAAACCTGCTCGATACCAAATACCCCTATGTCTGCCACGCTGAAATGAACGCAATTACCAACGCGTCTAACAAACCGGACCTCGACGGTGCCACCATGTACGTTTCACTTTTTCCTTGCAATGAGTGCGCTAAACTCATTGTGCAGGTTGGCATTAAGGAAGTGGTGTACCTCGAGGACAAGTACCCCGACAAGGACATCTTCATAGCCGCCGGGCGAATTCTCAAGATGGCCGGGGTCGCCTGTCGGCAACTCGCCCCTGCCACGCGTAAAATAAGCATCAGCTTGTAG
- a CDS encoding NfeD family protein: MRLKTTSLPTIALAALLLNSGLLADTAGDTTTADTSKPAQSQRGGRSLVYTMTITGTIGATTAERITDAVETAEDNDAELLVIFLDTPGGFSNATWGINKTILNSHVPVCVYIAPLGATAGSAGVYITYSAHFAAMAPTANIGAAHPVGGGGEKIDSVMNEKVTNDAAAKIRTMAEKWGRNGVWGERAVRESVSATAKEALDSNVIDIIAEDIDDLLRQIDGRKTQLPYGEKIMALSKYDTEEISATFSQKILQLITTPEIVLLLFSLGGLGLVLELYNPGAIFPGVVGAISLILAFYGMQTLPINAAGLALIILAIALWVAEIKVVSHGLLFVGGLISFFLGGLMLVDTVDPALKVSISFLISITIIMAILFGLVAWLVIKAHRRTVAVGGEGMSGKIAVVKTADMVYVDGALWRAQCDQGLTPGEKVEVVSVDKLLLIVKKLNSK, encoded by the coding sequence ATGCGATTGAAGACAACATCTCTGCCGACTATTGCTCTCGCCGCTCTGCTGCTGAATTCCGGCCTGCTTGCGGATACCGCAGGGGACACGACGACTGCGGATACGTCGAAGCCGGCGCAGTCACAGCGAGGTGGGCGATCGCTGGTTTACACCATGACCATCACCGGCACTATCGGCGCCACCACGGCTGAACGCATCACCGATGCGGTGGAGACTGCCGAGGACAACGATGCCGAGCTGCTGGTGATCTTTCTTGATACACCCGGGGGTTTCTCGAATGCCACCTGGGGCATAAACAAGACAATTCTTAACAGCCATGTGCCGGTGTGCGTTTATATCGCTCCGCTCGGGGCCACCGCCGGATCGGCGGGAGTGTATATCACATATTCGGCCCACTTCGCCGCCATGGCGCCCACGGCCAATATCGGCGCCGCTCACCCGGTGGGAGGAGGCGGGGAGAAGATCGATTCGGTAATGAATGAGAAGGTTACGAACGACGCTGCCGCTAAGATACGAACGATGGCTGAGAAGTGGGGCCGCAACGGCGTCTGGGGAGAGCGGGCGGTGCGTGAATCGGTCTCGGCCACCGCTAAGGAGGCTCTCGACAGCAATGTGATCGACATAATCGCCGAAGACATCGATGACCTGCTCAGGCAGATTGATGGCCGCAAGACCCAGTTGCCGTACGGAGAAAAGATCATGGCGCTCTCGAAATACGATACCGAGGAGATCAGCGCCACTTTCTCGCAGAAGATCCTCCAACTTATCACTACACCTGAGATTGTGCTGCTGCTTTTCTCGCTCGGTGGCCTCGGCCTGGTGCTGGAACTCTACAATCCGGGGGCGATCTTCCCCGGCGTGGTTGGGGCGATTTCGCTTATTCTCGCTTTTTACGGCATGCAGACACTGCCGATCAATGCCGCCGGGCTGGCGCTAATCATACTCGCTATCGCCCTGTGGGTTGCCGAAATCAAAGTGGTCTCCCACGGGCTGCTCTTTGTCGGCGGCCTGATATCGTTCTTTCTCGGAGGACTTATGCTGGTTGACACGGTCGACCCTGCCCTGAAAGTCTCGATCTCGTTTCTCATCTCGATCACGATCATCATGGCAATTCTTTTCGGTCTGGTAGCCTGGCTGGTGATCAAGGCCCACCGCCGCACGGTTGCGGTGGGCGGCGAGGGGATGTCGGGCAAGATCGCCGTCGTCAAGACCGCTGACATGGTGTATGTCGACGGTGCCCTGTGGCGCGCCCAGTGCGACCAGGGGCTGACACCCGGAGAGAAAGTGGAAGTCGTTTCGGTCGACAAACTGCTCTTGATAGTCAAGAAACTGAACTCGAAATAG
- a CDS encoding glutamine synthetase family protein: MVKTKEDVLRLIDEAGVRYIRLCFTDILGHIKGMTLTRPEIEQVLHEGQGFDGSSIQGFARIDESDLMAIPDPLTFRIIPWEISGEKVAMLFCDIQNPDGTPYEGDPRYVLKRTLKKLEEKGWTLYVGPEIEYFYFKSENEPEVLDNSGYFDYGTMDAGTQMRKKTVAALEMMDIPVECAHHEVAPSQHEIDLKYQEALVMADFAQVYRFIVKEVAMENDFYATFMPKPMFGQNGSGMHCHMSLFKAKKNLFFDSAAEYNLSTMARQFTEGILQHIPEITLVLNQWVNSYKRLVEGYEAPCYISWGRRNRSSLVRVPAYRQGKEAATRIELRSPDPGANPYLAFACILAAGLKGIEGKYKLRAPVEMNIFHLSEEEKANMGIKHLPNSLENAIRTAMKSDLVKETLGPHVYEKLIENKWIEWDQYRIHVSRYEVEKYLPWL, from the coding sequence GTGGTCAAGACTAAAGAAGACGTATTGAGGCTAATCGATGAAGCCGGCGTCCGTTATATCCGCCTCTGCTTCACCGACATTCTCGGTCACATCAAGGGGATGACCCTTACGCGCCCGGAGATTGAGCAGGTCCTGCACGAGGGGCAGGGATTCGACGGGTCGTCGATTCAGGGTTTCGCGCGTATCGACGAATCTGATCTGATGGCGATTCCCGATCCGCTCACTTTCCGCATCATCCCGTGGGAAATCTCGGGCGAAAAAGTCGCCATGCTGTTCTGTGACATCCAGAATCCCGACGGCACCCCGTACGAGGGCGATCCGCGCTACGTCCTCAAGCGGACTTTGAAAAAGCTCGAGGAGAAGGGGTGGACCCTCTATGTCGGACCGGAGATTGAATATTTCTATTTCAAGAGCGAGAACGAGCCCGAAGTGCTGGATAACAGCGGTTATTTCGACTACGGCACGATGGATGCCGGCACTCAGATGCGCAAGAAGACCGTCGCCGCGCTCGAGATGATGGATATCCCGGTGGAATGCGCGCATCACGAGGTGGCGCCGTCGCAGCACGAAATCGACCTCAAGTACCAGGAGGCTCTCGTCATGGCCGATTTCGCGCAGGTGTATCGGTTCATCGTGAAGGAAGTCGCGATGGAGAACGATTTCTACGCGACTTTTATGCCCAAGCCGATGTTCGGACAGAACGGCTCCGGGATGCACTGCCACATGTCGCTGTTCAAGGCCAAAAAGAACCTCTTCTTTGATTCCGCCGCCGAGTATAACCTGTCGACCATGGCCCGGCAGTTTACCGAGGGCATTCTGCAGCACATACCTGAGATCACGCTCGTTCTCAACCAGTGGGTCAATTCATACAAGCGGCTGGTCGAGGGGTACGAGGCGCCCTGCTATATCAGTTGGGGTCGCCGTAACCGGTCATCGCTGGTGCGCGTGCCGGCGTATCGTCAGGGCAAGGAGGCGGCCACTCGTATAGAGCTGCGCTCGCCCGATCCGGGCGCCAACCCGTACCTCGCGTTCGCCTGTATCCTGGCGGCGGGGCTTAAGGGAATCGAGGGCAAGTACAAACTTCGTGCGCCGGTCGAGATGAACATCTTCCACCTCTCCGAGGAGGAGAAGGCCAACATGGGCATCAAGCATCTGCCTAATTCATTGGAGAATGCGATCCGGACGGCGATGAAATCCGACCTCGTAAAAGAGACGCTCGGCCCGCACGTGTACGAAAAGCTGATTGAGAACAAATGGATCGAGTGGGATCAGTACCGTATCCACGTGAGCCGCTACGAGGTCGAGAAGTACTTGCCTTGGTTGTAG
- the purN gene encoding phosphoribosylglycinamide formyltransferase produces MQATRARLAVFISGGGTGLQAIIDAAARGELCADVVWVVSSTNKAFGLERAKKAGIETFVFRLQKYGSPDEAAADLLAKLKERSIEYIALAGYLKLLPVEIVRAYPGRIVNIHPGLLPRYGGPGMYGHYVHEAVLASGDKESGPTVHLVDEVYDHGRILEQVRVPVLPDDTPETLAARVLIEEHKLYPKVIDNLIKGKYRLDHE; encoded by the coding sequence ATGCAAGCGACAAGAGCAAGACTGGCGGTATTCATTTCCGGCGGCGGCACCGGTCTTCAGGCGATAATCGACGCTGCCGCTCGTGGCGAACTCTGCGCAGACGTAGTGTGGGTGGTTTCGTCCACGAACAAGGCCTTCGGTTTGGAAAGAGCGAAGAAGGCGGGCATTGAGACGTTCGTCTTTCGTCTGCAAAAGTACGGTTCACCGGATGAGGCTGCTGCGGATTTGCTTGCCAAACTCAAGGAACGAAGCATTGAATATATCGCTCTCGCCGGCTATCTGAAGCTGTTGCCGGTCGAAATCGTGCGAGCGTATCCAGGCCGGATCGTCAACATCCACCCCGGCCTGTTGCCCAGGTACGGCGGTCCGGGCATGTACGGCCATTACGTGCATGAGGCGGTGCTGGCCTCCGGTGACAAAGAGAGCGGCCCCACAGTGCACCTGGTGGACGAAGTCTACGATCATGGCCGTATTCTCGAACAGGTACGCGTGCCGGTGCTGCCCGACGATACCCCCGAGACCCTCGCCGCACGGGTGCTGATTGAGGAACATAAACTGTACCCAAAAGTGATAGATAACCTGATCAAAGGAAAGTATCGACTCGACCATGAATGA
- a CDS encoding Vps62-related protein: MKPPFDLETVVQRFAPLVRLHLDEHFQPSSVEWYLARTELWHVSSAMHARRPPQYTKLLSKGDVTVGGLVSQKVDRKGGRDESGGESQGLFFLRIPHDPHRRHTCQGSLTGAQCYGHVMPTSRSNLWQIAYLFFFPFNGSIVSVDSIAHEGDWEHIKVEIDTAAQAPLRVYYAAHGGGDWHNKNTRGSGEGFYCFQKTHPIVYSAWHSHASYPRPGVQERALASDETATGGAEWPCWERTAVLGDKANPPSGQEWLRFNGLWGDPGSQLPGIGEATKGPTGPAFKKWWKDNGFDT; encoded by the coding sequence ATGAAACCACCATTCGACCTTGAAACTGTCGTCCAGCGGTTCGCGCCGCTGGTCCGTCTTCATCTTGACGAACATTTCCAGCCGTCGAGTGTTGAATGGTATCTCGCCCGCACCGAACTGTGGCACGTGAGTTCCGCAATGCATGCGCGCCGCCCCCCACAATACACGAAGCTGCTGAGTAAGGGAGACGTGACGGTCGGTGGCCTGGTATCCCAAAAGGTCGATCGCAAGGGCGGTCGCGACGAGAGCGGGGGAGAATCCCAGGGCCTGTTCTTCCTCAGGATCCCCCACGACCCGCACAGGCGGCACACTTGCCAGGGGAGTCTCACGGGCGCGCAGTGCTATGGTCATGTCATGCCGACATCGCGCTCAAACCTCTGGCAAATCGCTTATTTGTTCTTCTTTCCGTTCAACGGGTCGATTGTCTCGGTCGATTCGATCGCGCACGAGGGCGACTGGGAACATATCAAAGTCGAAATAGACACCGCCGCTCAGGCGCCGCTTCGCGTGTATTATGCCGCGCACGGCGGAGGCGACTGGCATAATAAGAACACGCGCGGCAGCGGCGAGGGGTTCTACTGCTTTCAGAAGACACACCCGATTGTCTATTCGGCGTGGCATTCACACGCGAGCTATCCGCGTCCGGGCGTGCAGGAGCGGGCGCTGGCCTCCGACGAAACCGCCACGGGCGGCGCGGAATGGCCATGCTGGGAGCGGACGGCTGTGCTTGGTGACAAGGCGAATCCACCTTCTGGCCAGGAGTGGCTCAGGTTCAACGGTCTCTGGGGCGACCCCGGCTCGCAACTGCCGGGCATCGGCGAGGCCACAAAAGGCCCAACCGGCCCGGCGTTCAAAAAATGGTGGAAGGACAACGGGTTTGATACATAG
- a CDS encoding alpha/beta fold hydrolase, translating to MPHADLGEFRMYYEGAGEGEALVFLHGFSLDCRMWRPQVEFFRDAYHVITPDARGHGLSDAPLSGYSRADRVQDLVRLLDYLKIESLHLVGLSMGGATAIGFALAHEDRLKSLTLVSTGAAGYSAGKKFSGLDQVAREKGVEAALGRWKAWALGWYKDDQSNLRSLLDTMISAYSGAVWRDPMRGQYPREDDLSRASQIKVPAAIFAGALDKMWVPLARQLHERVAGSRLTVYPDTGHMLNLEQPAQFNADLKVFLEGL from the coding sequence ATGCCGCACGCTGATCTTGGTGAGTTCCGCATGTACTACGAGGGCGCCGGCGAGGGAGAGGCGCTCGTGTTTCTCCACGGCTTCTCGCTCGACTGCCGCATGTGGCGACCTCAAGTCGAGTTTTTCCGCGACGCCTATCACGTAATCACACCCGATGCCCGCGGGCACGGTCTGTCTGACGCGCCCCTCTCCGGCTACTCACGCGCCGACCGGGTGCAGGATCTCGTGCGATTGCTCGATTATCTCAAGATCGAGTCATTGCATCTGGTCGGGCTTTCGATGGGCGGTGCGACCGCAATCGGTTTCGCGCTGGCTCACGAGGACCGCCTGAAGTCGCTCACACTGGTTTCAACCGGGGCCGCCGGATATAGCGCCGGAAAGAAGTTCTCGGGTCTGGACCAGGTGGCTCGCGAAAAAGGGGTGGAGGCGGCCCTCGGTCGTTGGAAGGCGTGGGCGCTCGGTTGGTACAAAGACGATCAGAGCAATCTGCGTAGCCTGCTTGACACGATGATCTCGGCCTATTCGGGAGCGGTCTGGCGTGACCCGATGCGCGGCCAGTACCCCCGCGAAGACGACCTGAGCCGAGCCAGCCAAATCAAAGTCCCGGCAGCGATTTTTGCGGGTGCGCTGGACAAGATGTGGGTGCCGCTGGCACGTCAGCTTCACGAGCGTGTTGCCGGCAGCAGGCTCACGGTTTACCCCGATACCGGCCACATGTTAAACCTTGAACAACCAGCGCAATTCAACGCTGATCTTAAAGTGTTTCTTGAAGGCTTGTAG
- a CDS encoding phosphoribosylaminoimidazolesuccinocarboxamide synthase produces MNDVVLTTDITEYPLARRGKVRDIYDLGDSLLFIASDRISAFDVVMPNGIPGKGRVLTQTSLFWFDFLKGIVENHLITANVDEYPAPLRKYRDRLNGRSMIVTKAERVDIECIVRGYISGSMWKELVAARKQGSNTVHGFAFPPELRESDKLPQPLFTPSSKNDLGHDENISFEAMVEQVGEKTAVLCRDKSLAVYQAAADYALTRGIIIADTKFEFGFKNGRFLLIDEVLSPDSSRFWPVDKYQPGRAQPSFDKQPIRDYLETLDWNKKPPAPRLPDEVVAASAERYREAQRLLTGRI; encoded by the coding sequence ATGAATGATGTAGTCCTGACCACAGATATCACAGAATACCCGCTGGCTCGCCGCGGCAAAGTGCGCGACATCTACGACCTGGGCGACTCGCTTCTGTTCATCGCCTCGGATCGGATCTCGGCGTTCGATGTTGTCATGCCCAACGGCATCCCCGGCAAGGGCCGTGTGCTCACGCAAACATCGCTGTTCTGGTTTGACTTCCTCAAGGGCATCGTCGAGAACCATCTTATAACGGCGAATGTCGATGAATACCCCGCCCCGCTAAGGAAGTACCGTGATCGCCTCAATGGCCGTTCCATGATTGTCACCAAGGCTGAACGGGTGGATATCGAGTGCATCGTGCGCGGGTATATCTCCGGCTCGATGTGGAAAGAGCTGGTTGCTGCCCGCAAGCAAGGTTCCAACACGGTTCATGGCTTTGCGTTTCCGCCCGAGCTCCGCGAATCAGACAAACTGCCCCAGCCCCTGTTCACGCCGTCATCGAAAAACGACCTCGGCCATGATGAGAATATCAGTTTCGAAGCTATGGTCGAGCAAGTGGGGGAGAAGACCGCCGTACTGTGCCGGGACAAGTCGCTGGCGGTCTATCAGGCCGCGGCCGACTACGCGCTCACTAGGGGTATAATCATAGCCGATACCAAGTTCGAATTCGGCTTCAAGAATGGCCGATTTCTGCTTATTGACGAAGTCCTCTCGCCGGATTCAAGCCGCTTCTGGCCGGTTGACAAGTACCAGCCCGGTCGCGCGCAGCCGTCATTTGACAAACAGCCGATTCGTGATTATCTCGAAACGCTCGATTGGAACAAAAAACCGCCCGCGCCGAGACTGCCCGATGAAGTGGTGGCCGCCTCGGCGGAACGTTATCGCGAAGCTCAGCGATTATTGACAGGAAGGATTTGA
- the selB gene encoding selenocysteine-specific translation elongation factor, with the protein MIVIGTAGHIDHGKSSIVKRLTGTDPDRLPEEKARGMTIDLGFAFYHTPDGQTLALVDVPGHERFVKNMIAGAGGIDSVMLVVAADDGWMPQSEEHFQITRLLGVRHGFVVINKIDLVEPDWLELLEQEVSQKLTGSFLDSARTFRVSAETGAGFDHLRAYLDELTDRLESRKDIGKARLAIDRSFIRPGMGGVVTGTLRGGKLTMGQPVGVWPAMITARVRTLQSRGYDVDTAVPGQRTAVSLTGVDREHLVRGGVISDRTDLTFFRDHPVLALSVEVLHNAAVPLDDRRRVLIIVGTTEVEGEVRLYDRKSLGAGQTGLVFFVPDSPVYALVGDRLVLRLPSPMITLGGGAVLDHLAAAPRRKELDRLGYLQNRMTPTLEALILSELCKKTFEHVDTLLESADLAKSDIKTGVEKLIRERRVSSFGAYLYSTERLQVVSKNVTDVFRRELEDKPHLKGLSRTDLERLLSQYGEAIPVVLDYLVDQGQLEVRGDLYDLAGRGMSLKGVIKQAHDEIIARLGKQPFDPPSLTDLASGGKVHQQAIKYIIESGEGYKCGSDFIFLADAWAQIVAFVREHLSRNERLTVADLRDKFGFTRKFGIPILEELDRLGLTAREGDYRVKGKKFET; encoded by the coding sequence ATGATCGTTATCGGCACGGCCGGTCATATCGACCACGGCAAGTCCTCGATAGTCAAACGGCTCACCGGCACCGACCCTGACCGCCTCCCCGAGGAAAAGGCGCGCGGGATGACTATCGATCTCGGCTTTGCCTTTTATCACACACCGGACGGGCAGACACTTGCCCTTGTGGACGTACCCGGGCACGAGAGATTCGTCAAGAACATGATCGCCGGCGCAGGCGGGATTGACAGCGTCATGCTTGTCGTTGCTGCCGATGACGGTTGGATGCCGCAGTCGGAGGAGCATTTTCAGATCACGCGGCTCCTGGGAGTGCGCCACGGTTTTGTGGTGATCAACAAGATCGACCTGGTCGAGCCGGACTGGCTGGAACTCCTGGAGCAGGAAGTCAGTCAGAAGCTGACCGGCTCGTTTCTTGACAGCGCGCGGACTTTCAGAGTTTCCGCCGAAACGGGAGCCGGGTTCGACCATCTTAGGGCGTATCTTGATGAACTGACGGACCGTCTGGAATCGCGAAAAGACATCGGCAAGGCGCGCCTGGCTATCGACCGGTCGTTTATCCGTCCGGGCATGGGGGGAGTTGTTACCGGCACTCTGCGCGGAGGGAAACTGACAATGGGGCAGCCTGTGGGCGTTTGGCCGGCGATGATTACAGCCCGGGTGCGCACACTGCAGTCAAGGGGCTACGACGTTGACACCGCCGTCCCGGGGCAGCGCACGGCAGTCTCGCTTACCGGCGTGGATCGCGAGCATCTCGTGCGCGGAGGAGTGATTTCCGACCGCACCGACCTGACTTTCTTTCGGGATCACCCCGTGTTGGCGCTATCGGTGGAGGTGTTGCATAACGCCGCCGTCCCGCTGGACGACCGCCGCCGTGTCCTGATCATCGTGGGCACCACCGAGGTCGAGGGGGAGGTGCGGCTGTATGATCGCAAGTCACTCGGTGCGGGCCAGACTGGATTGGTCTTCTTCGTGCCGGATAGCCCGGTCTACGCGCTTGTGGGCGACCGGTTGGTGCTCAGGCTGCCTTCGCCGATGATCACGCTCGGTGGGGGCGCAGTGCTGGATCATCTGGCCGCAGCTCCCCGACGGAAAGAGCTGGATCGTCTTGGCTATCTGCAAAACAGGATGACCCCGACTCTCGAGGCCCTGATCCTGTCCGAACTGTGCAAGAAAACATTCGAGCACGTTGATACGCTTCTCGAATCGGCCGACCTCGCAAAAAGCGATATCAAGACTGGAGTAGAGAAGCTGATACGGGAGCGGCGCGTGAGCAGCTTTGGTGCGTATTTGTATTCTACAGAGCGGCTGCAAGTCGTTTCAAAGAACGTCACGGATGTGTTCCGAAGAGAACTGGAAGACAAACCGCACTTGAAGGGGCTTTCGCGGACCGATCTCGAGCGCCTGCTCAGCCAGTACGGCGAGGCAATCCCCGTCGTGCTCGATTATCTCGTCGATCAGGGTCAGCTCGAAGTACGTGGCGATCTGTACGACCTCGCCGGGCGCGGGATGAGCCTGAAGGGAGTGATCAAGCAGGCCCACGACGAGATAATCGCCCGTCTGGGCAAGCAGCCGTTCGATCCGCCGTCGTTAACTGATCTGGCCTCGGGTGGCAAGGTGCATCAGCAGGCGATCAAGTACATAATAGAATCAGGCGAGGGGTATAAGTGCGGCTCGGATTTTATATTCCTGGCCGATGCCTGGGCGCAGATTGTCGCATTCGTGCGGGAGCATCTCAGCCGCAACGAACGGTTGACGGTGGCAGATCTCAGGGACAAGTTTGGCTTTACGCGCAAGTTCGGAATCCCTATCCTGGAAGAGCTCGACCGTCTCGGCCTGACCGCCCGCGAGGGTGACTATCGCGTGAAAGGGAAAAAGTTTGAAACGTAA
- a CDS encoding amidohydrolase, whose translation MKRKIVYFNGRFLTQADGLMINSMAVAHDEIVAVGNNLHRDRDWRGYSKIDLHGYTVVPGLVDAHTHFYLFVKSLAEVSLSGIDSLDKCLVKIETFAQSLPRRQWLIGAGLFVEGFARRIEPDRYMLDKVSGGRPAFIFYKDTHTAWVNTRALEVARIDARTPDPPGGRIERLPDGSPSGILREAPAYLRLFRSVPPPSRRLIDRFHKKALEVAYRKGVTGVHSFDSPDGFAYLSDLAAKNKIGLRINYYPPAAMMEHLERTNTRYGTGTPFFRIAGVKIFADGSLGSQTALCFHKYRGSEDNYGIEVTSPPEIARLIRRASGLGMPCAIHAIGDRAIANVLDAVEFSGRPGGRHRIEHLQLVRRKDLARVKRLGIVASMQPSHCPADIAMVRRYWPDQSANAYVFRTVLDKGIPLAFGSDAPIEPLDPIAGIAAAVRRANPGSRDIFHPEQRIYATEGLQAYTVGSAYACGQEDCRGRLLPGYPADFVVLDRDITRIAPARIYDTTVLATVLDGIVRYQDPSLKW comes from the coding sequence TTGAAACGTAAGATCGTCTACTTCAACGGCCGATTCCTGACCCAGGCCGACGGGCTGATGATCAATTCGATGGCTGTTGCGCATGACGAGATCGTTGCTGTCGGCAACAACCTCCACCGCGACCGTGACTGGCGAGGCTACTCCAAAATCGATCTCCACGGTTACACGGTCGTGCCGGGGCTAGTCGACGCACACACGCACTTCTATCTGTTCGTCAAATCACTCGCTGAGGTATCCTTGAGCGGTATCGACTCTCTGGACAAGTGTCTGGTCAAAATCGAGACCTTCGCCCAGTCGCTGCCGCGCCGCCAGTGGCTCATAGGCGCCGGGCTGTTTGTAGAGGGATTCGCGCGCCGTATCGAACCTGATCGATACATGCTGGACAAAGTCAGCGGCGGCAGGCCGGCGTTCATATTCTATAAAGACACTCATACCGCCTGGGTGAACACACGGGCGCTCGAGGTGGCGCGTATCGACGCCCGAACTCCGGATCCGCCCGGTGGGCGAATCGAGCGCCTGCCCGACGGTTCCCCGTCCGGCATACTTCGCGAAGCTCCGGCATATCTTCGGTTATTTCGCTCCGTTCCACCGCCGTCGCGAAGGCTGATCGACCGCTTTCACAAAAAGGCTTTGGAGGTGGCGTACCGCAAGGGCGTGACCGGCGTTCACTCGTTCGACAGCCCCGATGGGTTCGCTTACCTGTCCGATCTCGCTGCGAAGAACAAGATCGGTCTGCGCATCAATTACTATCCTCCGGCCGCCATGATGGAGCATCTAGAGCGGACCAACACCCGCTACGGCACCGGAACGCCGTTCTTCCGTATCGCCGGTGTGAAAATATTCGCCGACGGTTCACTCGGCAGCCAGACCGCGCTCTGCTTCCACAAGTATCGCGGCAGTGAGGATAACTACGGTATCGAAGTCACGTCGCCGCCGGAAATAGCTCGCCTGATTCGCCGTGCATCTGGCCTTGGTATGCCTTGCGCTATACATGCCATCGGCGACCGGGCGATTGCCAACGTACTTGATGCGGTCGAATTCTCCGGGCGACCTGGGGGCCGCCATCGCATCGAGCACCTTCAGTTGGTGCGACGCAAAGACCTGGCCCGGGTGAAACGGCTTGGTATTGTCGCCTCGATGCAGCCGTCGCACTGCCCCGCAGACATCGCCATGGTCCGCCGTTACTGGCCGGACCAAAGCGCCAACGCCTACGTATTTCGCACGGTTTTGGACAAGGGGATCCCCTTGGCATTTGGGTCGGACGCCCCGATCGAGCCGCTCGATCCGATCGCCGGAATTGCGGCGGCCGTGCGGCGGGCGAATCCGGGCAGCCGCGATATCTTCCACCCGGAGCAGCGGATATACGCCACGGAAGGGCTCCAGGCGTACACAGTCGGATCGGCCTACGCCTGCGGGCAGGAGGACTGCCGCGGCCGCCTGCTTCCGGGATATCCGGCCGATTTTGTCGTTCTCGACCGCGATATTACCAGAATCGCCCCGGCCCGTATCTACGACACCACGGTCCTGGCTACCGTACTGGACGGAATTGTCCGCTATCAGGACCCGTCGCTGAAGTGGTGA